The Clarias gariepinus isolate MV-2021 ecotype Netherlands chromosome 7, CGAR_prim_01v2, whole genome shotgun sequence genome includes a window with the following:
- the LOC128527719 gene encoding UDP-glucuronosyltransferase 2A2-like: MSTAISPILIILTLAGSIHCGKILVFPHDGSHWVNMNILIQELHSRGHDVTVLRAADSWYVKEQSPYYHSITIDFSVGGDAAFFKTFVSRQLQIRREGSSIWTQLSLDMELGSKFFEMHRKICEMVICIIEDLKLMSTIREAGYDVMLTDPANGGGVVLAHYLHLPLVFNVRWTVHGEAQFAIAPSPLSYVPFPLSMLTDKMTFFQRVYNMLFYHLRLFFYKRIVGPHYTALCNRYFGPDVYYFELFQAADIWLMRVDFVFEFPRPTMPNVVYMSCFQCKPPKALPDDLEDFVESSGEHGVVIVSMGTLVGQLPDYIADEMAAALAKLPQKVIWRYSGKKPSTLGNNTMLRDWLPQNDLLGHPKTKVFVSHGGTNGILEAIYHGTPIVGLPVVFDQQDNLSRMKYKGVAQVVDIATINQNVFLKAILEVLNEPSYSTNMNRLSRLLRDTPIQPMDNAMFWIEFVMRHKGAAHLRTESYKMPWYVYYSVDVIAFLLFVVSCAVFLIFSVIRCLCCRACSKKRVKQD, encoded by the coding sequence ATGTCTACCGCCATTTCGCCAATCCTCATCATCCTGACCTTGGCAGGCTCTATTCACTGCGGTAAGATCCTGGTGTTTCCTCACGATGGCAGCCATTGGGTTAACATGAATATATTGATACAAGAGCTGCACTCCAGAGGTCATGATGTCACGGTCCTCCGAGCAGCTGACAGCTGGTACGTCAAAGAGCAATCACCCTACTACCACTCCATAACCATCGACTTCTCAGTGGGGGGAGACGCAGCTTTCTTCAAGACCTTTGTCTCCAGACAGCTGCAGATTCGCCGGGAAGGAAGCTCCATCTGGACTCAGCTGAGTCTGGACATGGAGCTGGGGAGCAAGTTTTTCGAAATGCACAGGAAGATATGTGAAATGGTCATCTGTATAATCGAGGATCTAAAACTGATGAGTACTATCAGAGAAGCGGGGTATGATGTGATGCTGACAGATCCTGCGAACGGTGGAGGAGTCGTTCTTGCGCATTATCTGCACTTGCCTCTCGTTTTTAACGTCCGTTGGACGGTACACGGAGAGGCGCAATTCGCGATTGCGCCCTCGCCCTTGTCGTACGTCCCATTTCCTTTATCCATGCTAACAGATAAGATGACATTTTttcaaagggtatataacatgCTCTTCTATCACCTCAGGCTCTTCTTTTACAAGCGTATTGTAGGTCCTCATTACACCGCTTTGTGTAACCGCTACTTCGGTCCAGATGTATACTATTTCGAATTATTCCAGGCAGCTGATATCTGGCTCATGAGAGTCGATTTCGTTTTCGAGTTCCCCCGGCCGACGATGCCGAACGTCGTTTACATGAGTTGTTTCCAATGCAAACCTCCGAAAGCCCTACCGGATGATTTGGAAGACTTTGTGGAAAGTTCCGGAGAGCACGGCGTGGTCATTGTATCAATGGGGACGCTGGTTGGACAGCTTCCTGACTACATAGCGGACGAAATGGCTGCCGCTCTCGCTAAGCTCCCTCAAAAAGTGATCTGGCGATACTCTGGGAAGAAACCATCCACTCTCGGGAATAACACCATGCTGAGGGACTGGTTGCCCCAGAACGATCTTCTTGGACATCCCAAGACGAAGGTTTTTGTGAGCCATGGTGGGACAAATGGGATTTTAGAAGCTATTTATCACGGCACTCCAATCGTCGGCCTCCCTGTAGTTTTTGATCAACAGGACAATCTGTCGAGGATGAAATATAAAGGCGTAGCACAGGTCGTAGATATAGCCACTATAAATCAGAACGTGTTTCTCAAGGCTATACTGGAAGTCCTTAATGAGCCTTCCTACAGTACAAACATGAACAGGCTGTCCAGGCTTCTCAGAGACACGCCTATACAACCCATGGACAATGCCATGTTCTGGATTGAGTTTGTCATGAGACACAAAGGCGCTGCGCATCTACGAACAGAGTCTTACAAAATGCCTTGGTACGTGTACTACAGTGTGGATGTTATAGCGTTTTTACTGTTTGTCGTATCCTGTGCAGTTTTCCTAATCTTTAGTGTAATCCGATGCTTGTGCTGCAGGGCATGtagtaaaaaaagagtaaagCAAGACTGA